One stretch of Streptomyces sp. NBC_01363 DNA includes these proteins:
- a CDS encoding sodium-translocating pyrophosphatase — MAEFFNTPLAGPAQDSAFSAPSGRSTSLAAAVLTDDNRVIVIVVAVVAVAALVVARLLVRQVLAAGEGTDRMKEIAAAVQEGANAYLARQLRTVGIFAVVVFFLLLLLPADNWSQRAGRSLFFLVGALFSATTGYIGMRLAVRSNVRVAAAAREATPAEGEPEKDLTAVSHKAMKIAFRTGGVVGMITVGLGLLGASCVVLVYAADAPKVLEGFGLGAALIAMFMRVGGGIFTKAADVGADLVGKVEQGIPEDDPRNAATIADNVGDNVGDCAGMAADLFESYAVTLVAALILGKAAFGDSGLALPLIVPAIGVVTAMIGIFAVAPRRADRSGMTAINRGFFISAVISLVLVAVGVFVYLPSSYADLSGVTDRAITSHGGDPRIFALVAVAIGIVLAALIQQLTGYFTETSRRPVQDIGKSSLTGPATVVLAGISIGLESAVYTALLIGLGVYGAFLLGGTSIMLALFAVALAGTGLLTTVGVIVAMDTFGPVSDNAQGIAEMSGDVTGAGAQVLTDLDAVGNTTKAITKGIAIATAVLAASALFGSYRDAIATAVDGVGARAGEMTLSLDISQPNNLVGLILGAAVVFLFSGLAINAVSRSAGAVVYEVRRQFREHPGIMDHSEKPEYGRVVDICTKDALRELATPGLLAVLAPIAVGFTLGVGALGSYLAGAIGTGTLMAVFLANSGGAWDNAKKLVEDGHYGGKGSEAHAATVIGDTVGDPFKDTAGPAINPLLKVMNLVALLIAPAVVQFSYGQDASAGVRAVVAVLAVAVIVGAVYVSKRRGIAVGDGEDPGDGDGGGDRPAKSPGQAAVS, encoded by the coding sequence ATGGCGGAGTTCTTCAACACCCCACTGGCAGGACCGGCGCAAGATTCCGCATTTTCCGCACCTTCCGGCCGATCCACTTCTCTGGCGGCCGCGGTTCTCACCGATGACAATCGCGTCATCGTGATCGTCGTCGCGGTCGTCGCAGTCGCCGCCCTGGTCGTCGCCAGACTGCTGGTGCGCCAGGTGCTGGCGGCCGGCGAGGGCACCGACCGCATGAAGGAGATCGCGGCCGCCGTCCAGGAAGGCGCGAATGCCTATCTGGCCCGGCAGTTGCGCACCGTCGGCATCTTCGCCGTCGTGGTCTTCTTCCTGCTTCTGCTGCTACCGGCCGACAACTGGTCGCAGCGCGCGGGCCGTTCGTTGTTCTTCCTGGTGGGTGCGCTTTTCTCGGCGACCACCGGATACATCGGGATGCGGCTTGCGGTACGCAGTAATGTCCGTGTGGCCGCTGCTGCGCGTGAGGCGACTCCTGCGGAAGGCGAGCCGGAAAAGGATCTCACCGCCGTTTCGCACAAGGCGATGAAGATCGCATTTCGTACCGGCGGCGTGGTCGGCATGATCACCGTGGGCCTCGGCCTGCTCGGTGCGTCCTGCGTCGTGCTCGTCTATGCCGCCGACGCCCCGAAGGTGCTGGAGGGCTTCGGCCTCGGTGCCGCACTGATCGCCATGTTCATGAGGGTCGGCGGTGGCATCTTCACCAAGGCGGCGGACGTCGGCGCCGACCTCGTCGGCAAGGTCGAACAGGGCATCCCGGAGGACGATCCGCGCAACGCGGCCACCATCGCCGACAACGTGGGCGACAACGTCGGTGACTGCGCCGGAATGGCAGCCGACCTCTTCGAGTCGTACGCCGTGACGCTCGTCGCCGCGCTCATCCTCGGCAAGGCCGCCTTCGGTGACTCCGGACTGGCCCTCCCGCTGATCGTTCCGGCGATCGGCGTGGTCACCGCGATGATCGGGATCTTCGCGGTCGCCCCGCGGCGCGCAGACCGCAGCGGAATGACCGCCATCAACCGCGGATTCTTCATCTCCGCGGTCATCTCGCTGGTGCTGGTGGCCGTGGGCGTCTTCGTCTACCTGCCGTCCTCGTACGCCGATCTGAGCGGTGTCACCGACCGCGCCATCACCTCGCACGGCGGCGACCCGCGGATCTTCGCCCTGGTCGCCGTCGCCATCGGCATCGTGCTGGCCGCTCTGATCCAGCAACTGACCGGGTACTTCACCGAGACCAGCCGGCGCCCGGTCCAGGACATCGGCAAGTCCTCGCTGACTGGTCCGGCCACCGTCGTACTCGCCGGTATCTCCATCGGTCTGGAGTCCGCCGTCTACACGGCGCTGCTGATCGGCCTGGGCGTCTACGGGGCGTTCCTGCTCGGCGGTACGTCGATCATGCTGGCGCTCTTCGCGGTGGCCCTGGCGGGGACCGGGCTGCTCACCACCGTCGGTGTCATCGTCGCCATGGACACCTTCGGCCCGGTCTCGGACAACGCGCAGGGCATCGCCGAGATGTCCGGTGACGTCACGGGCGCCGGTGCGCAGGTCCTCACCGACCTGGACGCCGTCGGCAACACCACCAAGGCCATCACCAAGGGCATTGCCATCGCCACCGCCGTCCTGGCGGCGTCGGCGCTCTTCGGTTCGTACCGCGACGCGATCGCCACGGCGGTCGACGGCGTGGGGGCCAGGGCCGGGGAGATGACGCTCAGTCTGGACATCTCGCAGCCCAACAACCTGGTGGGCCTGATCCTCGGCGCCGCGGTCGTCTTCCTCTTCTCCGGTCTTGCGATCAACGCGGTGTCGCGGTCGGCCGGGGCCGTGGTCTACGAGGTGCGGCGGCAGTTCCGCGAGCACCCCGGGATCATGGACCACAGCGAGAAGCCGGAGTACGGGCGCGTCGTCGACATCTGCACCAAGGACGCCCTGCGCGAGCTTGCCACGCCCGGTCTGCTGGCCGTCCTGGCGCCCATCGCCGTCGGCTTCACGCTCGGTGTCGGAGCACTCGGTTCCTATCTCGCGGGCGCCATCGGAACCGGCACCCTGATGGCGGTCTTCCTCGCCAACTCCGGTGGTGCGTGGGACAACGCCAAGAAGCTCGTCGAGGACGGTCACTACGGCGGCAAGGGCAGCGAGGCCCATGCCGCGACCGTCATCGGCGACACGGTCGGCGACCCGTTCAAGGACACGGCAGGGCCGGCGATCAACCCCCTGCTCAAGGTGATGAACCTGGTCGCCCTGCTCATCGCCCCGGCGGTGGTGCAGTTCAGCTACGGGCAGGACGCGAGCGCCGGCGTGCGCGCGGTGGTGGCGGTGCTCGCCGTCGCGGTCATCGTCGGCGCGGTCTATGTCTCCAAGCGGCGTGGGATCGCCGTGGGTGACGGAGAAGATCCCGGTGACGGGGACGGAGGAGGGGACAGGCCGGCCAAGTCGCCGGGCCAGGCAGCCGTTTCGTGA
- a CDS encoding small secreted protein has product MNKKLAATLSGGAVLVLTLSGCSSDDNSDKVNAWAKKVCDQVQPQLQKIANANAAIQQQTADNSKPADVQKTDSAAFQQISQAYKALGAAVDSAGPPPVDGGETTQKEAVKELDASSAAYANLQKKVDALETKDQAKFADGLKGIADELNKISTSGDEALKKLQSGEVGTAMAKQKGCQKPTASVPPKADTVPPGATSPSASPSKKS; this is encoded by the coding sequence GTGAACAAGAAGCTTGCGGCCACGCTGTCCGGCGGCGCGGTACTGGTACTTACGCTGTCGGGCTGCAGCAGCGACGACAACAGCGACAAGGTGAACGCCTGGGCCAAGAAGGTCTGCGACCAGGTCCAGCCCCAGCTCCAGAAGATCGCGAACGCCAACGCCGCCATCCAGCAGCAGACCGCGGACAACAGCAAGCCCGCCGACGTCCAGAAGACCGACTCGGCCGCCTTCCAGCAGATCTCGCAGGCGTACAAGGCACTGGGCGCGGCAGTCGACTCCGCCGGGCCGCCGCCGGTCGACGGCGGCGAGACCACGCAGAAGGAGGCCGTGAAGGAGCTCGACGCGTCCTCCGCGGCGTACGCGAACCTGCAGAAGAAGGTCGACGCCCTGGAGACGAAGGACCAGGCGAAGTTCGCCGATGGGCTCAAGGGCATCGCGGACGAGCTGAACAAGATCAGCACCAGTGGTGACGAGGCGTTGAAGAAGCTTCAGTCCGGCGAGGTCGGCACCGCGATGGCGAAGCAGAAGGGCTGCCAGAAGCCGACGGCCTCGGTGCCGCCGAAGGCCGACACGGTGCCGCCCGGGGCCACGTCGCCGTCCGCCTCGCCCAGCAAGAAGTCGTGA
- a CDS encoding class I SAM-dependent methyltransferase, producing the protein MSTTSLPVPDRSPRLREALLAAAFTADGLLDLLGAPAYAALARSETVPALRATRGDSPLDTLVRLFLLQHPVPYERARAAFPLAECVEDGWVTHVGDEVRATVDVRPYSGPEGQDWYIVSDLGCAVGGAGGIGSREEGVVLGVGGASTTLAGITVRTPVASALDIGTGSGIQALHASQHATRVTATDLNPRALDFTRLTLALSGAAPAELHQGSLYEPVGAETYDLIVSNPPFVISPGARLTYRDGGMGGDDLCRTLVQQTGDRLNEGGFAHFLANWQHVEGEEWQNRLSSWVPHGCDAWIVQREVQDVTQYAELWLRDSGDHRTDPAEYATRYDAWLDEFEARKTKGVGFGWITLRKSAAAAAGYPSIVIEEWPHAVEQPLGPAAEAHFVRQDYLREQDDAALLAGHFTLAAEVVQEQVGLPGAEDPEHVVLRQNRGMRRATKVDAVGAGFAGVCDGTLPAGRILDAIAQLMNEDPVLLRDRTPQAIRLLVEEGFLDPVLPVG; encoded by the coding sequence GTGAGTACGACCAGTCTCCCCGTGCCCGACCGTTCGCCCCGGCTCCGCGAAGCCCTGCTTGCCGCCGCCTTCACCGCCGACGGGCTCCTCGACCTGCTCGGCGCGCCCGCCTATGCCGCGCTCGCCCGCAGCGAGACGGTCCCGGCGCTGCGCGCCACCCGGGGCGACTCCCCGCTCGACACGCTGGTGCGGCTCTTCCTGCTCCAGCACCCCGTTCCGTACGAGCGGGCCCGTGCCGCGTTCCCGCTGGCCGAGTGCGTCGAGGACGGCTGGGTGACCCACGTCGGCGACGAGGTACGGGCCACGGTCGACGTACGGCCGTACAGCGGGCCCGAGGGGCAGGACTGGTACATCGTCTCCGACCTGGGCTGTGCGGTCGGTGGCGCGGGCGGCATCGGTTCGCGCGAGGAGGGCGTGGTCCTGGGCGTCGGCGGGGCGTCCACCACGCTCGCCGGGATCACCGTCCGTACGCCTGTCGCCTCCGCGCTCGACATCGGTACGGGCTCCGGCATCCAGGCGCTGCACGCCTCGCAGCACGCCACCCGGGTCACGGCCACCGACCTCAACCCGCGCGCGCTGGACTTCACCCGGCTGACGCTCGCGCTGTCCGGCGCGGCCCCGGCCGAGCTGCACCAGGGCTCGCTGTACGAACCGGTCGGCGCCGAGACGTACGACCTGATCGTCTCCAACCCCCCGTTCGTCATCTCGCCCGGCGCCCGCCTCACCTACCGCGACGGCGGCATGGGCGGCGACGACCTGTGCCGGACCCTGGTGCAGCAGACGGGCGACCGGCTGAACGAGGGCGGATTCGCCCACTTCCTCGCCAACTGGCAGCACGTCGAGGGCGAGGAGTGGCAGAACCGGCTGAGTTCCTGGGTCCCGCACGGCTGCGATGCCTGGATCGTGCAGCGCGAGGTCCAGGACGTCACGCAGTACGCGGAGCTGTGGCTGCGCGACAGCGGCGACCACCGTACGGACCCCGCCGAGTACGCCACGCGGTACGACGCCTGGCTGGACGAGTTCGAGGCCCGCAAGACCAAGGGCGTCGGCTTCGGCTGGATCACCCTGCGCAAGTCCGCCGCAGCCGCCGCCGGCTATCCGTCCATCGTCATCGAGGAGTGGCCGCACGCGGTGGAGCAGCCGCTCGGACCGGCCGCCGAAGCCCACTTCGTCCGTCAGGACTACCTCCGCGAGCAGGACGACGCGGCGCTTCTGGCCGGGCATTTCACCCTGGCCGCCGAGGTCGTGCAGGAGCAGGTCGGCCTGCCGGGCGCGGAGGACCCGGAGCACGTGGTGCTCCGTCAGAATCGGGGCATGCGGCGCGCGACGAAGGTCGACGCCGTCGGCGCCGGCTTCGCGGGCGTGTGCGACGGGACGCTGCCCGCAGGTCGGATCCTCGACGCGATCGCCCAGTTGATGAACGAGGACCCGGTGCTGCTGCGTGACCGGACCCCGCAGGCGATCCGGCTGCTGGTCGAGGAGGGCTTCCTGGATCCGGTTCTTCCGGTGGGCTGA
- the topA gene encoding type I DNA topoisomerase — MSPTSETAQGGRRLVIVESPAKAKTIKGYLGPGYVVEASVGHIRDLPNGAAEVPDEYTGEVRRLGVDVEHDFQPVYVVNADKKAQVRKLKQLLAESDELFLATDEDREGEAIAWHLQEVLKPKVPVHRMVFHEITKDAIRAAVANPRELNQRMVDAQETRRILDRLYGYEVSPVLWKKVMPRLSAGRVQSVATRLVVERERERIAFRSAEYWDLTGTFATGRPGDASDPSTLAARLSAVDGRRIAQGRDFGPDGQLKSGSVQVLHLDETNARALAAALADATFAVRSVESKPYRRSPYAPFRTTTLQQEASRKLGFGAKATMQVAQKLYENGFITYMRTDSTTLSDTAVAAARAQVTQLYGADYLPDKPRTYAGKVKNAQEAHEAIRPSGDRFRTPAETGLSGDQFRLYELIWKRTVASQMKDAVGNSVTVKIGGRASDGRDAEFSASGKTITFHGFMKAYVEGADDPNAELDDRERRLPQVAEGDALSAEEISVDGHATKPPARYTEASLVKELEEREIGRPSTYASIIGTILDRGYVFKKGTALVPSFLSFAVVNLLEKHFGRLVDYDFTAKMEDDLDRIARGEAQAVPWLKRFYFGAAAGDTTGAGAASDAGNGDGDHLGGLKELVTDLGAIDAREISSFPVGNDIKLRVGRYGPYIERGEKDAEGHQRADVPEDLAPDELSVEYAEELLAKPSGDFELGADPITGHQIIAKDGRYGPYVTEVLPEGTPKTGKNAVKPRTASLFKSMALDTVTLADALKLMSLPRVVGEDAEGVEITAQNGRYGPYLKKGTDSRSLTSEDQLFDITLEEALAIYAQPKQRGRAAAKPPLKELGTDPVSGAPVVVKDGRFGAYVTDGETNATLRTGDSVEDITPERGYELLAEKRAKGPAKKKTAKKAPAKKSAVTTKKTAAKKTTAATAKKTAAKKTTAAKKTTAKKTAAAKKTAAASVED, encoded by the coding sequence TTGTCCCCGACCAGCGAGACCGCACAGGGCGGCCGCCGACTCGTCATCGTCGAGTCGCCTGCCAAGGCGAAGACGATCAAGGGCTACCTCGGCCCCGGATACGTCGTCGAGGCGAGCGTCGGGCACATCCGCGACCTGCCGAACGGCGCCGCAGAGGTTCCGGACGAGTACACCGGCGAGGTCCGTCGGCTCGGCGTCGACGTCGAGCATGACTTCCAGCCCGTCTATGTCGTCAACGCGGACAAGAAGGCGCAGGTCAGGAAGCTCAAGCAGCTGCTGGCCGAGTCCGACGAACTCTTCCTCGCCACCGATGAGGACCGCGAGGGCGAAGCCATCGCGTGGCACCTGCAGGAAGTCCTGAAGCCCAAGGTCCCGGTCCACCGGATGGTGTTCCACGAGATCACCAAGGACGCGATCCGGGCCGCCGTCGCCAACCCGCGCGAGCTCAACCAGCGCATGGTCGACGCCCAGGAGACCCGCCGCATCCTCGACCGCCTCTACGGCTACGAGGTCTCGCCGGTCCTGTGGAAGAAGGTCATGCCGCGCCTGTCGGCCGGCCGTGTCCAGTCCGTGGCGACCCGTCTCGTCGTCGAGCGGGAGCGCGAGCGCATCGCCTTCCGCTCCGCCGAGTACTGGGACCTCACCGGCACCTTCGCCACCGGCCGTCCCGGTGACGCCTCCGACCCGTCGACCCTCGCCGCCCGGCTGAGCGCGGTCGACGGCCGCCGCATCGCCCAGGGCCGCGACTTCGGTCCGGACGGGCAGCTGAAGTCCGGCTCCGTCCAGGTGCTGCACCTGGACGAGACGAACGCCCGCGCCCTGGCCGCCGCGCTCGCCGACGCCACGTTCGCCGTGCGGTCCGTCGAGTCGAAGCCGTACCGCCGCTCCCCGTATGCCCCGTTCCGTACGACGACCCTCCAGCAGGAGGCGAGCCGGAAGCTGGGCTTCGGGGCCAAGGCCACCATGCAGGTCGCGCAGAAGCTGTACGAGAACGGCTTCATCACCTATATGCGTACCGACTCCACGACCCTCTCGGACACCGCGGTCGCCGCGGCCCGTGCGCAGGTCACCCAGCTCTACGGCGCCGACTACCTCCCGGACAAGCCGCGCACGTACGCCGGGAAGGTCAAGAACGCGCAGGAGGCGCACGAGGCGATCCGCCCCTCCGGCGACCGCTTCCGCACCCCCGCCGAGACCGGCCTGAGCGGCGACCAGTTCCGGCTCTACGAGCTGATCTGGAAGCGGACCGTCGCCTCCCAGATGAAGGACGCGGTCGGCAACTCGGTCACCGTCAAGATCGGTGGCCGGGCGAGCGACGGCCGGGACGCCGAGTTCTCCGCGTCCGGCAAGACGATCACCTTCCACGGCTTCATGAAGGCGTACGTCGAGGGCGCCGACGACCCGAACGCCGAGCTCGACGACCGCGAGCGGCGCCTCCCGCAGGTCGCCGAGGGCGACGCGCTGTCCGCCGAGGAGATCTCGGTCGACGGCCACGCCACCAAGCCGCCGGCCCGCTACACCGAGGCCTCGCTGGTCAAGGAGCTCGAAGAACGCGAGATCGGCCGCCCGTCGACGTACGCGTCGATCATCGGCACGATCCTGGATCGCGGCTACGTCTTCAAGAAGGGCACGGCGCTCGTCCCGTCGTTCCTCTCCTTCGCCGTGGTCAACCTGCTGGAGAAGCACTTCGGCCGGCTCGTCGACTACGACTTCACCGCAAAGATGGAGGACGACCTCGACCGCATCGCGCGCGGTGAGGCCCAGGCCGTGCCGTGGCTGAAGCGCTTCTACTTCGGTGCGGCCGCCGGCGACACGACCGGCGCGGGGGCGGCCTCCGACGCGGGCAACGGCGACGGAGACCACCTCGGCGGTCTGAAGGAGCTCGTCACCGACCTCGGTGCGATCGACGCGCGGGAGATCTCCTCCTTCCCCGTCGGCAACGACATCAAGCTCCGGGTCGGCCGCTACGGCCCGTACATCGAGCGTGGTGAGAAGGACGCCGAGGGCCACCAGCGCGCGGACGTGCCGGAGGACCTGGCGCCCGATGAGCTGTCCGTGGAGTACGCGGAGGAGCTGCTCGCCAAGCCGAGCGGCGACTTCGAGCTCGGCGCGGACCCGATCACCGGCCACCAGATCATCGCCAAGGACGGGCGCTACGGCCCGTACGTCACCGAGGTGCTGCCCGAGGGCACCCCGAAGACCGGCAAGAACGCGGTGAAGCCGCGGACCGCCTCGCTCTTCAAGTCCATGGCCCTGGACACGGTGACGCTGGCCGACGCGCTCAAGCTGATGTCGCTGCCGCGTGTCGTCGGTGAGGACGCCGAGGGCGTCGAGATCACCGCGCAGAACGGCCGCTACGGCCCGTACCTGAAGAAGGGCACGGACTCGCGTTCGCTCACCTCCGAGGATCAGCTGTTCGACATCACGCTCGAAGAGGCCCTCGCGATCTACGCCCAGCCCAAGCAGCGCGGCCGGGCGGCCGCCAAGCCGCCGCTGAAGGAGCTGGGCACGGACCCGGTGAGCGGGGCTCCGGTCGTGGTCAAGGACGGTCGCTTCGGCGCGTACGTCACCGACGGCGAGACGAACGCGACGCTGCGCACCGGCGACAGCGTCGAGGACATCACGCCGGAGCGCGGCTACGAGCTGCTCGCCGAGAAGCGCGCCAAGGGACCCGCCAAGAAGAAGACGGCGAAGAAGGCCCCGGCCAAGAAGAGCGCGGTGACCACGAAGAAGACCGCTGCCAAGAAGACGACGGCGGCGACGGCCAAGAAGACCGCGGCGAAGAAGACGACGGCCGCGAAGAAGACGACCGCCAAGAAGACTGCTGCGGCGAAGAAGACGGCTGCGGCGTCCGTGGAGGACTGA
- the tmk gene encoding dTMP kinase: MTRAEQPTVVSPTSDTLAADSRERAVRALLRVPPLKRLWSAQLVGSTGDALALLVLVLMSLQAAVLEGSFGAGYRGAAFAVAAVFGARILATLLFGAVLLGPLTTLTAPGGPLDRRWLMIGTDGLRLALLVVAPLWIDWMPDKALMMILITVFVVGAAERLWTVAKDGAAPALLPAPPPEGAAVRPLPDHLDALRRLSIRTDFAAIPAAAVVLLIATLVGNLLGSGLDWFSVHQAALGSYVAAGLFSASISTLYFLELPGTQTPRPRSPLEGLRRPSTGSGPDRGRTGAVPLIVGASAAVAGAIAAAAAASVLHAADLGGGPATFALLILALTGGTGVGIRTAEKVLPTLSRRRLLALATAVTGIALLAMGLVPDTATVLMIAVLAGYAAGVAAHTGHVLVDQETEEFRRARTTEHLQAVVRVLIALGALAGPLLAAAIGAHRLVSGDFVFEHGGAAFALMLIGALLLPVAVIVLAKTDDRSGVPLRRDLREALRGGDPAVAPAATGFFIALEGGDGAGKSTQVEALAEWIRAKGHEVVVTREPGATPVGKRLRSILLDVSSAGLSNRAEALLYAADRAEHVDSVVRPALERGAIVISDRYIDSSVAYQGAGRDLSPTEIARISRWATSGLVPHLTVLLDVDPETARERFTEAPDRLESEPPEFHARVRSGFLTLAAADPTRYLVVDAGQDPESITTVVRHRLDQLLPLSEAEIKAQEEARKAAEEEARRKAEEEAARKAEEERLERERQEQLAKLRAEEEERKARELEEARRREAERQAEEARRRAEEARRVAEEERVRREAEEAAREAEQARLRRQAEEEARLRREAEALRLEKQRKAEEALLRAEEARRRAEAEAAAAAEKARAEAAAAASVPENEITVPTPIVDPNDVTQQVPAPDSSPTSSDEAETAMIPRIQDRPERPGAADETAVLPPVRDVRGVRDVRETNPADRIPRGIFRDERPSGSVPESENERTRELPQIDDPRAGASRPVQDHREGQERPARRPRPDWAEETPLDDLPTLADELLGDRRDQHDDGDSDRSGRGRRPRR, from the coding sequence ATGACGCGAGCCGAGCAGCCAACGGTCGTGAGCCCCACCTCCGACACACTTGCCGCAGACTCACGCGAGCGCGCCGTACGAGCCCTGTTGCGTGTTCCCCCGCTGAAGCGGTTGTGGAGCGCGCAGCTCGTCGGCAGTACCGGCGATGCACTCGCCCTTCTCGTGCTGGTGCTGATGTCGTTGCAAGCGGCGGTCCTCGAGGGCTCATTCGGAGCCGGGTACCGAGGGGCGGCCTTTGCCGTCGCCGCGGTGTTCGGTGCCCGGATCCTTGCCACCCTGCTCTTCGGAGCCGTACTCCTCGGGCCGCTGACGACGCTCACCGCGCCCGGCGGACCGCTGGACCGGCGGTGGCTGATGATCGGGACGGACGGGCTGCGGCTCGCGCTGCTGGTCGTCGCACCGCTGTGGATCGACTGGATGCCCGACAAGGCACTCATGATGATCCTCATCACCGTCTTCGTCGTCGGCGCGGCCGAACGCCTGTGGACGGTCGCCAAGGACGGCGCCGCCCCCGCGCTGCTGCCCGCCCCGCCCCCCGAGGGCGCCGCGGTACGCCCGCTGCCCGACCACCTCGACGCACTGCGCCGGCTCTCCATCCGTACCGACTTCGCCGCGATCCCGGCCGCGGCGGTCGTCCTGCTGATCGCCACCCTCGTCGGCAACCTGCTGGGCTCGGGCCTGGACTGGTTCTCGGTCCACCAGGCGGCCCTCGGCTCGTACGTCGCGGCCGGACTCTTCTCGGCGTCGATCTCCACCCTGTACTTCCTGGAACTGCCCGGTACGCAGACCCCCCGCCCGCGCTCGCCGCTGGAGGGCCTGCGGCGGCCGTCGACCGGCAGCGGACCCGACCGGGGCCGCACCGGGGCCGTCCCGCTGATCGTCGGCGCATCGGCCGCGGTCGCCGGGGCCATCGCCGCAGCCGCCGCGGCCTCGGTGCTGCACGCCGCCGACCTGGGCGGCGGACCCGCCACCTTCGCGCTGCTGATCCTCGCCCTGACCGGTGGCACGGGCGTCGGCATCCGGACCGCGGAGAAGGTGCTGCCCACCCTGTCGCGGCGCCGGCTGCTCGCCCTGGCCACCGCCGTCACCGGCATCGCGCTGCTCGCCATGGGTCTCGTGCCGGACACGGCGACCGTGCTGATGATCGCGGTGCTCGCCGGATACGCCGCGGGCGTCGCCGCCCACACCGGTCATGTCCTGGTCGACCAGGAGACCGAGGAGTTCCGCCGGGCCAGGACCACCGAGCACCTCCAGGCCGTCGTACGGGTCCTCATCGCGCTCGGCGCGCTCGCGGGCCCGCTGCTGGCCGCCGCGATCGGCGCCCACCGGCTGGTCTCGGGCGACTTCGTCTTCGAGCACGGTGGAGCGGCCTTCGCCCTGATGCTGATCGGCGCCCTGCTGCTGCCGGTCGCCGTGATCGTCCTCGCCAAGACGGACGACCGCTCCGGAGTGCCGCTGCGCCGCGATCTGCGTGAGGCGCTGCGCGGTGGCGACCCTGCCGTCGCCCCCGCCGCGACCGGTTTCTTCATCGCCCTGGAGGGTGGCGACGGCGCGGGCAAGTCCACCCAGGTCGAGGCGCTCGCCGAGTGGATCCGTGCCAAGGGACATGAGGTCGTCGTCACCCGCGAGCCGGGCGCGACGCCGGTCGGCAAGCGGCTGCGCTCGATCCTGCTCGACGTCTCGTCGGCCGGCCTGTCCAACCGGGCCGAGGCGCTGCTGTACGCCGCCGACCGCGCCGAGCACGTCGACTCGGTCGTCCGTCCGGCGCTGGAGCGCGGTGCGATCGTCATCTCCGACCGCTACATCGACTCGTCCGTCGCCTACCAGGGCGCGGGCCGCGACCTCTCCCCGACCGAGATCGCCCGGATCTCGCGCTGGGCGACGAGCGGGCTCGTACCGCATCTGACGGTGCTGCTGGACGTCGATCCGGAGACCGCTCGGGAACGGTTCACCGAGGCCCCCGACCGGCTGGAGTCCGAGCCGCCGGAGTTCCACGCCCGGGTGCGGTCCGGCTTCCTGACGCTGGCCGCGGCCGACCCGACCCGCTACCTGGTCGTGGACGCGGGCCAGGACCCGGAGTCGATCACCACGGTCGTACGTCACCGGCTCGACCAGCTCCTTCCGCTCTCCGAGGCCGAGATCAAGGCCCAGGAGGAGGCGCGCAAGGCCGCCGAGGAGGAGGCCAGGCGCAAGGCCGAGGAAGAGGCGGCCCGCAAGGCCGAGGAGGAGCGGCTGGAGCGCGAGCGGCAGGAACAGCTCGCCAAACTCCGTGCCGAGGAGGAGGAGCGCAAGGCCCGCGAGCTGGAGGAAGCACGTCGGCGCGAGGCCGAACGCCAGGCGGAGGAAGCCCGCCGGCGGGCCGAGGAAGCCCGCCGGGTGGCCGAGGAGGAGCGGGTCCGGCGCGAGGCCGAGGAAGCGGCCCGTGAGGCCGAGCAGGCCAGGTTGCGCAGGCAGGCCGAGGAGGAGGCGCGGCTGCGCAGGGAGGCCGAGGCCCTGCGGCTGGAGAAGCAGCGCAAGGCCGAAGAGGCGCTGTTGCGGGCCGAGGAGGCCCGCAGGCGGGCGGAGGCCGAGGCCGCCGCCGCGGCGGAGAAGGCCCGTGCGGAGGCCGCTGCCGCCGCGTCCGTACCGGAGAACGAGATCACGGTGCCGACGCCGATCGTCGACCCGAACGACGTGACGCAGCAGGTGCCTGCGCCGGACAGTTCGCCCACGTCCTCCGACGAGGCCGAGACGGCGATGATCCCCAGGATCCAGGACCGGCCGGAACGGCCCGGTGCGGCGGACGAGACGGCGGTTCTTCCGCCGGTGCGGGACGTCCGGGGCGTTCGGGACGTTCGTGAGACGAATCCGGCGGACCGGATTCCGCGGGGCATCTTCCGCGACGAGCGTCCGTCGGGCTCCGTGCCGGAGAGCGAGAACGAGCGCACCCGTGAGCTTCCGCAGATCGACGATCCGCGCGCGGGTGCCTCGCGGCCGGTCCAGGATCACCGGGAAGGCCAGGAGCGCCCCGCCCGCCGTCCTCGTCCCGACTGGGCCGAGGAGACCCCGCTGGACGATCTGCCGACGCTGGCGGACGAGCTGCTGGGCGATCGCCGCGACCAGCACGACGACGGGGACTCGGACCGCTCGGGCCGGGGGCGTCGCCCGCGTCGCTGA